A single region of the Halictus rubicundus isolate RS-2024b unplaced genomic scaffold, iyHalRubi1_principal scaffold0047, whole genome shotgun sequence genome encodes:
- the LOC143363438 gene encoding uncharacterized protein LOC143363438 — protein MDLIKVKFHFASEAGADSKTTRVKVKTIQRLDQQEIFAFPGDKQTEVQHVQLFKNEIVKGVVRSLKVRNKFRKVTVTLSEELKSIYFDEEGNTIFGNEYLEEVPQISTSAQVESTEKSNRSKAKDMVLEKVDGENFKANTWLKLFIQECERVRITQANYAETLRLFLDKSALEWFSTCMKEQSLVNNWELWKNSFLETFSAQSWAEIAYAYNFKFLNGSLLEYALKKRNLLLEADEDMAVNTQINLIVINLPKFIQNKLEKKSLNNIEDLMSKLKQMGKFNEIKKETQKLLVTKTPCSFCEKLGYVNRFHPESLCRLKIQKINKQKNENIKIVNNTEIQEIIANSAEAKNA, from the coding sequence ATGGATTTaatcaaagtgaaatttcacTTTGCCTCTGAAGCTGGAGCCGATTCCAAGACCACCAGGGTGAAGGTGAAAACCATTCAGAGGTTGGATCAACAGGAAATTTTTGCTTTTCCCGGAGATAAGCAAACCGAAGTTCAACACGTCcaattatttaaaaacgaaATTGTCAAAGGCGTGGTGAGAAGTTTAAAAGTGCGTAATAAATTCAGAAAGGTGACAGTGACCTTATCAGAGGAGCTAAAATCTATTTATTTCGACGAAGAAGGAAATACGATTTTCGGTAATGAATATTTAGAGGAAGTTCCGCAAATATCGACAAGCGCACAAGTTGAGTCAACAGAAAAATCTAATCGGTCAAAAGCTAAGGATATGGTTTTGGAGAAGGTTGATGGTGAGAATTTCAAGGCAAATACATggctaaaattatttatccaggaATGTGAAAGAGTGAGAATTACACAAGCAAATTACGCTGAGACCTTAAGATTATTTTTAGATAAATCTGCTTTAGAATGGTTTAGTACTTGTATGAAAGAACAGTCTTTGGTTAATAATTGGGAATtgtggaaaaattcatttctagaAACTTTTTCTGCACAATCTTGGGCTGAAATAGCTTAcgcatataattttaaatttttaaatggcTCTTTACTAGAATATGcattaaagaaaagaaatttactATTAGAGGCAGATGAAGATATGGCTGTAAACACCCAGATTAATTTGATTGTTATCAATTTACCAAagtttattcaaaataaattagaaaaaaagaGTTTAAATAATATTGAAGATTTAATGTCTAAATTGAAACAAATGGGAAAGTTCAatgaaataaagaaagagactCAAAAACTCTTAGTTACAAAAACACCATGTTCATTTTGTGAAAAATTAGGTTATGTAAACAGGTTTCATCCTGAAAGTCTATGCAGattgaaaattcaaaaaataaataaacaaaaaaatgaaaatattaaaattgttaacaacACAGAAATTCAAGAAATTATAGCTAATTCTGCAGAAGCAAAAAACGCATAG